The window TCTCCCGTACGTGaacatccctcctccccattaGGAAAAGACACCTTTCCGAGATCACCATCACCCTGCACGGTAGTGACCCCTGACTCTCTTACTGCATTAGGGCTAATGATGCAACTATCAGATAGGGGAGGGTTCTCTGATTTTCAGGGGCTCAGCATCCTTaattgaggccagattttccagaGAGCTCAGGTcccatttaggctcctaattaaGGGCCCGATTCTCAAAGTGCTCAGCCCCCAGTGTGACATgtacagccagattttcaaaagagccataAAGGTTAGGGTTAAGATTCAGCCATGTTACCTTTTGTCTCTTCAAGCAGCTGTCCTTTAGCCACGCTTGGTTATTTCCAACACCGAAAATATTTAGAGATGCTTCTTTTGAAACTTCCAGTAATACTATAACTGAGCAAAGCCCTGATTTTTTTATTTCGTTCCAAAGATCATCCAAGGCTCAAATGGAGGGCACAGACCTGACTAATACACATGACAAGGTCCCCACTACGAAGCAGTAGGGCGGAAACGACCCGTGATCTCGTTTATTTAACACTCTCAGAGTTTTCTACTCCTTCATTTCCACGATTCAACGTTTCTGATGTGGCATGGCAACATAAGAAATGACAGAATAACGTCAGGTTTGGGACAGGAATTCCCTGACTTGGCCAAAACGTTTTGGTAGGAGTGGGGAATACGACCTTTCCTAGGGATACACTTACCTTGCAGAAGGCATGCTGCGAGTGAAGGGATATTGGAGCACTGCACTTGAAGAAGTCTCCTTGCTTTGAACAGGTAGGTGGTTGAGGGTTGAAGCACAGTCCTTTCTGGTGACAGCCTGACTCCACAGAGTTTTCTGGTGGGAGCAGAGCGCATCCCTTTCCGGGGATCCTTTTACAGGAAAGAGCACTCTAGGGCAGTGATATATTGGCTCTTTGTAGGGGCCCTCCTGTGCTAGAGGCAGGTCAGAGGGGTTGGGGCATAGTCCTTTTAGGGAACCCCTGCCTGGCCGAGAAGTTTAAAGGGGGGTTGGAGCATAGTCCTTTTGGGGaaccccctccctgcagagaAATGGCGGGGGGTGGACATGGTCGTTTGCAGGATTCCCTGCCTGGCCGAGAAGTTTAAAGGGGGGTTGGCGCATGGTCCTTTTGGGGAACCCCTGCCCGACTgagaaatggggggtggggtggacatGGTCGTTTGCAGGATTCCCTGCCTGGCCGAGAAGTTTAAAGGGGGGTTGGCGCATGGTCCTTTTGGGGAACCCCTGCCCGGCTgagaaatggggggtggggtggacatGGTCGTTTGCAGGATTCCCTGCCTGGCCGAGAAGTTTAAAGGGGGGTTGGCGCATGGTCCTTTTGGGGAACCCCTGCCCGGCTgagaaatggggggtggggtggacatGGTCGTTTGCAGGATTCCCTGCCTGGCCGAGAAGTTTAAAGGGGGGTTGGAGCATGGTCCTTTTGGGGaaccccctccctgcagagaaatggggagggggtgtgtggacaTGGTCTTTTGTAGGATTCCCTGCCTGGCCGAGAAGTTTAAAGGGGGGGTGGAGCATGGTCCTTTTGGGGAACCCCTGCCCGGCTgagaaatggggggtgggggtggacatGGTCTCTTGCAGGATTCTCTGCCTGGCAGAGAAGTGGGCGTGGGTTGGAGCATGGCTCTGTGCCCATCACGCTGGCACCGGGCGGGGAGCGAACAGCGGAGAGCCAAGCCAACCCCGAGCCCCCTCAGGCACCAGCTCCTCCAACACGTGcatcccgcctccctccccccgcggcGGGACTACACTTCCCAAGAAGCCGTGCGCCTAGCGAGGCAGAGCCGAGGCCAATAGAGAGAGACTTTGCTCCGCGGGCGAGGCAGGACGAGGCCTGCCGGACGTTGTAGTCTAGCCAGCTTCGGCCTCGCCGGAGAGGGGCGAGCAGGGGGTGGCTGGCGAACTACGAATCCCAGAGCGCTTTGCGCGCCTGCGGGAACCAATGAGAGACGCGCATGCGGAGGACGGCGCAGGCGCTGTTGGCTGGCTCCTCATGTGGAGGTCAGGGTTGTGGCAGGAGGTGAGTGGAGAAGCGGGGAGTTGGGGTCCGGTCCGGTCCCTgccgggagtgggggagggaggagcgctAGCTGCGATCCGGAGCGGGAGGTGGAAGCCGGGGGTCAGAGCCGGAGAGCGCGAGGCGACCCGCCCACCGGGGGGAcgggagctgggagtggggcctcCTTTGgcgggagagcggggctgggaaggaggggggagatgggatgggggggctggaggaatatGGGaattggagggggctgggggagttgggaaggagagggagcggggctggggctggaggaatatggggggttggagggggctgggggagttggAGGATCCTGGGGAagttgggaaggagagggagcggggatggggctggaggaatATGATGggttggagggggctgggggagttgggaaggagagggagcggggatggggctggaggaatatggggggttggagggggctgggggagttgggaaggagagggagcggggctggggctggaggaatatggggggttggagggggctgggggagttggAGGATCCTGGGGAagttgggaaggagagggagtggggatggggctgaAGGAAtatggggggttggagggggctgggggagttgggaaggagagggagcggggatggggctggaggaatatggggggttggagggggctgggggagttgggaaggagagggagcggggatggggctggaggaatatggggggttggagggggctgggggagttggAGGATCCTGGGGAagttgggaaggagggggagcggggatggggctgAAGGAAtatggggggttggagggggctgggggagttgggaaggagagggagcggggatggggctggaggaatatggggggttggagggggctgggggagttggAGGATCCTGGGGAagttgggaaggagggggagcggggatggggctgAAGGAAtatggggggttggagggggctgggggagttgggaaggagagggagcggggatggggctggaggaatatggggggttggagggggctgggggagttgggaaggagagggagcggggctggggctggaggaatatggggggttggagggggctgggggagttggAGGATCCTGGGGAagttgggaaggagagggagtggggatggggctggaggaatatggggggttggagggggctgggggagttgggaaggagagggagcggggatggggctggaggaatatggggggttggagggggctgggggagttgggaaggagagggagcggggatggggctggaggaatatggggggttggagggggctgggggagttgggaaggagggggagtggggggctgggaagggggagttGGAGGATCCTGGGGgagttgggaaggagggggagcggggctggaggaTCCTGGGGGAGTTGGGacagagggggagcagggctggaggagaaTGTGGGAGGCTGGCTGTCTTGGGGGATGGTGCCGGggggggactggggagggggatTTGGAGGTCCCGGAGTGGAGGACAAAGCAGTGGAGCCCTAGTGCTGGGCTGTCTCTAGAAGGAAGcacagagaggagaggaggagcatTTCAGGGCCTTGCCCTGGTGTGGGGGCATGGAGTGAAGTCTGTGGCCTTTGTAGGGTCTGACCTCTGGGAGTCTGGAGCCTCAGGATAAGGGAAGGGGAGCTCCACGGAGAGTCTGGTCTGAGGTGTTGGGCTATGCAAGGGGATTTGTGGGACATGGGGGTGTGGTGAGGGAAAGGGGCGCTCCCGTGGTAAGGGGACAACCTTCAACTGGGCTTGAGGTGAGATCTGACTGGGAAgggagcctggggctgcagcTATTCCTGCTGTGATGAAtgctgtcagtggggatgggAGTTCTTTATGGCTCCGTCCTACAGAGGGACAGAGGAAAACCTAGGCTCCTTGAGTAAGTACCTTTCTAATATGTTTACTGGATTTTTGCAGGTGTGACTCTGCAAAGAGGCTGCAGTTGGACTGACAAATGGCTTCCAGACTGTTTGAGAACATTGGCAAATTTGGTTTGGGATTAGCCATTGCAGGGGGAGTTGTCAACTCCGCTCTCTATAATGGTGAGGAGCAGAAGGGATGGAGCTGAAATAATCTTTCTCTACTAAAAATTAGTGAAGCTGAGATATTTATAAGAGAGTATAAACTTGCCTTGGAATAGTTCTTGAGCTCAGCTACTCAGGATTGGGAGAACTAATTAATTGGCCTTCCTGGCCTTCATTCTTGGTTGCTCTGCTCCTTGTGTTGTCACGTACGCCCATTTTGCACTGGCATGAAACATTATCATTCTTAACGGCTAGTATttgacaccagtgtaactgacgACACAAGATGCAGAAAAACAGAATCAAATCTTCTGCCTAGAAAACTGTCTTCTATGGTGTTCTTGAAAGGAGACTGGTCTAGTGATTGAAAAGTAGGGGACTAGGAGCCAAAAGTTGTTTTATCGTTTGCTCTCCTACTGACTGACTAgcttgactttgggcaagtcacttatttgtacctcagtttccccatgtaaaataaaaatatttgattaaCCCCCTGGGAATTGGAGAGGCTTAACTAATGTGGATAAGCCTCTAATATCTTCTGTGAAGTGTTTTGGTAATGTGCAAAGTATAATCAATGGTGATGGTTAAAGTTGTATTTGATGtgctctttttttctcctctagTCGATGGAGGACACAGAGCCGTTATCTTTGATCGAGTCCGTGGCGTTCAAGATGTGGTGGTAGGAGAAGGAACCCACTTTCTCATCCCCTGGATACAGAAACCAATCATCTTTGACTGTCGTTCTCGCCCACGTAATGTCCCTGTCATCACTGGCAGCAAAGGTGAGCGTTCCGGGCAAGTGGCAGCTGTGAGAGCAACATTGGTGTCGTTCACCCAGGgtcccttagggtacgtctacactgcagttagacatccAAGGGTAGCGCGtgccagctcatgtagacatacccttagtgcccATGTCAACTAGGGCGCAGTCCTGCAAAATGCTGGCTGCCTTGCACTCCCCATGAAGGTAACGGCAGAAGGAGGTTTTCAGCACCTCGCAGGATAGTGCCTCAAAGTTAAGGCCCTGCGAGATTGTAGCTCCTCAAAACACCTCTTTGATCATATGTCCTGTCCCTTATTCTCATGTTGCTTTTGGGTGACTTGGTAAAGTAAGCTAATGGGGATGGGATCCCTGGGACAAAATAGGGCTAAGTAGGCAGGGCCAGAGGGATGGTAAGGCCTGATTTTCATGGTCTGTGTCCTTACAGGATAAGGCTCTTGTCCTTTCTGGTGTGGCAATCCCATGGGTGCTGGCATCAGTCTGGCATGTGTCCTCTGCCAGCAGTCTGTTCTGTGATTGGTAGTGATAAGGAACCCTTTCCTCAGGCCTTCAGGTTGTCCCTTAAAGACAATTTCCCCACAGGTAGAGTAGGGTAAATAATTCCCAGCCTCAGAAGCAAGACAAAGCGTAAATCATGTTTGTAAGAGGTGTTGAGCTCTCCAATGAAAGAGACAATAGAAGGACAAATGGGGCAGGAGAGATGCTTGCCGCTGCAAATACtgtgggagagaagagagagagctgAACACATTTGTCCTTCCCTGTTCGGTGGCCGTAGAAAGAGCTATTCCTTGTCCCCATGATTTGCTGTCTAACTCATGCACCTATCTCTGCAGATCTACAGAACGTGAACATCACGCTGCGTATCTTGTTTAGACCAGTTGCTGCCCAGTTACCTCGAATTTTCACTAGCCTCGGTGAGGATTATGACGAGCGCGtactgccgtccatcaccaccgaGATCCTGAAGTCTGTTGTGGTAAGGGCCATGCAACGGCTTGTGCCAGTTGTGCTGCTGTGATCTTCCCCTAGCAGCGAGAGACCTAATTTAGCATGGATCATTCAATGCTCTGGACTAGAAACACCCTCCTGCAAGTTGTCCTCCAGAGAATGAAGATGGTCATGCCGCTGTTTGCTTCTCTGCCATCCCCCTGTTTGGGAGAGTTGATAGTTGCATCAGATACAGTCTTGTCGATCATGATGGGGAGCTGAGTTCATTTTGGTGCTCCTCAAAGCCCCACTCAAGAGTTAACAGTTATCGTCAGCCCCCTCTCCAGCCTTGAATTGCTGTAGGGCTTCCCAGCCTCTCCAGCAAAGGGAGTCCCTCTTATGCCACAGGCAGCTCCTTGAAAACTGcccaccttccctcccagctcccccggcTGGCTGTGAAGAAGCCTCAGGCAGACCCCTCACCAACCTAGGCTTCTCTGCCCCAGTCTTGTAGCATTAAGCTGCAAAAACATGTGGCCTTTTGGAAAGTGGAAGGAGAGGAGCCACACAATACAAACACCATagggagaaaaaagaaaggggtgtgtgggtgggggctgggacgGGGACAAGAGAAGGAAGAACAAAGGATGATAAGAACTGGAAGGAAAGGGGGAGTAGTGACAAGAACCCTACTGCTATAGTAGGGTCTGGTATTGGGGCACAAAGGGTGCCCTTGACAATCAGTTGCAAGTAGGCTCCAACCTAAAAGGGCTGGAATTCTCTTTTAGGCTGCAGCCCCCAAACATCTCCCTGTCTGTGATGGGGAAAGCTGGGTGGAGAAGCTCAAGATGTTGTGAGCTTTCCTTCATAGAATCTGCATGTTGTTTGTGCATGTCTCTTTCTCCTCTCACTTCTCCTGCCCGTCCTGGCTTCAGGCTCGTTTTGACGCAGGAGAGCTGATCACACAGAGAGAGCTGGTCTCCAGGCAAGTGAGCGAAGACCTCACGGAGCGAGCAGATACCTTTGGCCTCATCCTAGATGACGTTTCCTTGGTAAGAGCTCTTTCTTTTTAGGAGTTTGCTCAGATAAGAGCCAGCGCAAGTGTAGCATGGTAGCTAGAGCAGGGGACTGAAGGTTGGGACGTCTGGTTTTTATCCTAGGTTAGGGGAGGAATGTGATGCAtcgggtaagtctacactgcaataaaatacccatggctggggctgtggggctataaaaattgcagtgtagctgtttgggctcaggctagaccctgggctctgagattctGCATGTGGGGAGGGTCTCGGGGCTCATCCtggagcccaaacatctacactgctcaTTTTAGCCCTACAGCCCAGCCCCATgtcagctgatctgggctctGACGCTCAGTGTCACAGGTTTTttctcacagtgtagacatactctcagggGCTAGGACAGGGTGCTGGTAGTTAGTTATTGGGTTTTGTTCCTGGTGGCTCTGTTACTGAGTTACTGTGACTTGAGCAAATCCTTGAGGACCTGGCCTGTACTGACTTGCTGGCTGacaactgtgcctcagtttgtaaACTGTTTAGAGACTCTTGTGGAAGGCCCTATATGTGCATAAGGGGATCTCAGGAAAGCCTGCAGAAGGACAAGCTACAATATCCTGAGCAcccagtataaaaaaaaaaaaaaatcccaaccttgTTTAGCATCTTTCCCTTCAGTTTTCTGTCAATAATTAAATTCCTCCTCCTGAGACCATCCTTGAGGTGAACTCTGCTCTAGTGCTTGTGGTAATTGAAATCCTTTATTACATGCACTGCACTGCTTCCTGGGATTTCCCTACAATAGCCTATCAGAGCAAACTCTGGACTTGGCTTTGGGTGTGTTCCTTAGAAAACACTATCTTGGTGAGGTGTGTTCACTGTCCCAGTATTTCCCTGCTGGAAGTGAGTATTGGCTCTTTCCGCCTGAGGCGGCTGCCTTCTGAacatgctgcagagggaggcTCACCTTTCCCCTATTGCATCTCAGTAGagtgcagctgttcaaacagtcTGCTGAGAATACGAGTACAGAATTGAGCGGGAAAGGTAGGTCGGTTTCAGGACAGCTTGACCTACAGCGAGCTCCCCCTACTGGCTGCATTGGGAAGTTGCAacaggactttctgggaggaTAGTGTAATGTTGCtttgaggctacgtctacactaccacgataagtcgacctacgctacacaactccagctacgttattcacgtagctggagtcgacgtaccttaggtcgagttaccgtgGGGTCTACACAGTGGGGGGGTCGACctgagaaactctcctgtcgacttaccttactcttctcgttgggggtagagtacaggggtcgacgggagagcgatctgctgttgatttggtgggtcttcactagacccactaaatcaaccaccAGTGGATCAATCTCAGAGTGTTGACCTTGGctatagtgtagatgtagtctGAGTCTAAAGCCTACTATGGGATGATTCCGTTACTCGATTTTTTTTCCTGGCTTTACGTGGCTTTACTTAGTAAATGCTTTACAGCTCTGTTCGCCGCCGCCCATTAAATTCAAAACAGAAACCAGTTGAAGGTAGAAACTGAGTCAAACCTGATCGGAGAAGGCTGCTGCTCCATTcacgtcaatggagctatgcctgtTTACATCAGCTCTGAGTTCAGACTGTAGAACATGGTGTGGCTCTCCTTCTTGGTCCAGTGTACCAAATAAGATCTCTGAGGAAGAGGGAcctccttcctcttctcttctccagcttcAGTGATACAGGCAGGTTTCCTGCCTCTCCGATGGTGAGTGGTTCCTAGCAGCAGAACTATCCTAATGGGTACtctcatcttcctcattccccgcCCTTAGACACATCTGACCTTTGGGAAGGAGTTCACGGAGGCAGTAGAATTGAAGCAGGTGGCCCAGCAGGAAGCAGAGAGAGCCAGATTCATAGTGGAAAAGGTGAGTGGACGACTTCCAGCTGGGGACTGACTCCAGTCCCCAGTCATCCAGTTCCTACCCCGACTAGTAACATTCATCTGTCCAATGTTCTGAAGCACTTAAGAATGCTCTGACCAGGAAAGCATGCCACAGAACGGGCAGGCTCCATCTGTTCTTAATAGTCACACTTCAAAGCTGCGCTGTTACGTTGAGTCTTCTGAAATCAGCTGTGGTATTTTTACCAAACCTACTGAATAGCAATGTTCTCTGGAGGTTTTTTAAAGGAGGGAGCATCATCTCTTGCAAGAGCTGGGGTGAGAGGTTGAGGGTGCTCTGATTCTGTTTCTGACTTGCTGAACCTTTGAAACAATCAGTTAAGCTCTCCATGTGCCAGTCTGGAGAATGGGCATAGTACCTACTTCAGGGGGGTTGCTGTGTGGCTTAATTCTTTGCACTGTACTTGGAGATCCTTGGCTGATCGGAGCGCAAAGCATTGTAAGTTTCAACAGAAAATAATCTTGTTTAAAAAGTCCCGGAGCCTTGTTGGAAACACAAGTTTCATGTTGACACATGCTGAAAATGAAACTGATGGGAAACACAGTGAAACTAACCATTCCAGTTGTAAGATGGTAACGAAGCAAGTCTGTGCACCTTTACCTGGGATCGCTTACCTTGCCAGTGCCCCTCTTTCCTTGTCAATTAATGGCCTGGCTGAGCTCCCTTGTTAAGGCTGTTGGTGCGGGAGAGGGGAAGTTCAGGTCTTAAATCATCAAGGACGGCAGCTGCATTTTCCGCCTGCTTTTCAGGTTCTTCATCCCACCTATATCCCTACATGCCCATTCTTTTTCGCTCCCCTTGCAGGCTGAGCAGCAGAAAAAAGCAGCGGTCATTACTGCCGAGGGGGACTCAATCGCAGCCGAGCTGGTCGCCACCGCACTGACCGCAGCCGGGGACGGCCTGATTGAACTGCGCAAGCTGGAGGCAGCCGAAGACATCGCTTACCAGCTGTCACGGTCCCGCAACATCACCTACCTGCCGTCCGGCCAGTCggtgctgctccagctgccccactGAACGTAGTTTTGCAACCAGTCGTTATCTAATTGCCTCTAAATAATcccttaaacaaaaaaaaaatcattgagatTTCCTGATTGGGTAAagcaaaggaaacaaaattaaatgcaTCCTCAATCGAGTCCTTAATCTCGTAACGCTCAGCTCTCTTTGACGAGAATACGGAGTTCCTCCGATGGCCTTGTACACTCAGTGCAGAAGCTGCAATGGTCAGTAAACTAGATGGAAGAAATTGCCCCTTTCTTGAGAATCCAGGgtagagcggggtggggggaatgatGTCTTGTATTTGCTTCTTGGATGAATTTGTAGTAGACCAGGCCATTCGCTGTTGACCATAGAAATGTTGTACCAATGAGATTTCACTGTCCTGCTTCACAAAGCATGGTCAATATAGGCAATGGCACGCATGCCCTGGACTACCGCTGTTTGTCCCTGCTGCCTACAGAAAGGGAATGGGAGTGCTGAGGGCCTTCTTCCTTACTCAACCCAGTGTTTTGCAGGTGTCAGCTGAGGCTAAGAGGACATCTGTTGTCAGGTTAGCAGCTCTGCTCTGATTGGCTTTCTGAACCGTGGCATTGTAGGCAGGAGGGGTGGCCTTATGGCATGTGACCGGGGGTGTCAGAGCAGCTGAGTTCTAACCTTTGCACCCCAAAAGGTGGAACTTTCCTGATGTAGAAGTGAAGCTATTTCTACTCTACAGGAAACATTCCTTCTGTGCATAATGAAATAGttccctctctcttcctcctcccccttcttggTGCCCTGATTGCTGTGACTCCCTGTTGTACGCAGGGTTGGGTCTCCACCAAGGTTGGTAAATGTGGTGGCATTGGTGTCTAATTCAGACAAAGAAGGTCTGACTTAATGTTCCACGGTTCAGACAGTCTGAGCTTGGCAGTCTGATTCGCTGCAGCACCACCGCTGCGTTTTTATTTAGAGAACCCGAATTACAATGAGGATGTGAAAGACGAAGTTGTATAACCCAGCCTTCAATAAATGAAACCACCACCCTGCCCAGCTTTGTCACGTTTCCATTTCTTAAAAGAATGAAGTTCTGAAAAAAGGTGCTTCTTGCTGTTGCTATTTCAGGTCCCAAAGCAAAAAGTCCCCCGCAGCAAGATTCTCTCTGGCTCCAAAGAAGGGTGTGTCTTGAGCAAAATTCCCAAGcagtggaacaaaaacaaattgcttTTGGTTAAATAAAACTTGGCTTGAGCAATGGAGCTCTTGAATTAAAACTTGAGCCGTCTTCCACTAGACAATACTAGCCTTCACGTGTCTGTTGCTGGGCTTCCTGTTTGCACTTAGTGTGAGAATCAAAATGCCCTGATAAGCTGTTGTGAGACTTTTCGCTGAAACCAGTAAATAGAAGACATCTTGCAAGGCTTCTGCTGCAAAGATTCACCAACTGGACTTCCAGAGGTTAGAGGGCTCATGCATCTCAAGCAGCAGAATAATTCTGGGGGTAGAGCACTAGACTGAGAATGGGACTTGGGGGTCTAGGACCTGCTCTGCCATTGATCTACtgtgtagccttgggcaagtaactACCTCCCTGCAcatcagtttgcccatctgttaAGTGACTCTTACCACCTTCCTTCATACCGTGCATGTagagcatagggttaccatacgtccggattttcccggacatgtccggcttttgggggctcaaatccccgtccggggggaaatccccaaaagccgggcatgtccgggaaaatcgggagggcttg of the Malaclemys terrapin pileata isolate rMalTer1 chromosome 25, rMalTer1.hap1, whole genome shotgun sequence genome contains:
- the PHB1 gene encoding prohibitin 1; this encodes MASRLFENIGKFGLGLAIAGGVVNSALYNVDGGHRAVIFDRVRGVQDVVVGEGTHFLIPWIQKPIIFDCRSRPRNVPVITGSKDLQNVNITLRILFRPVAAQLPRIFTSLGEDYDERVLPSITTEILKSVVARFDAGELITQRELVSRQVSEDLTERADTFGLILDDVSLTHLTFGKEFTEAVELKQVAQQEAERARFIVEKAEQQKKAAVITAEGDSIAAELVATALTAAGDGLIELRKLEAAEDIAYQLSRSRNITYLPSGQSVLLQLPH